The DNA region AACTGTAGACAGCCcctcctccaaaacagaccaactGGTCCAACACGACCCCCAAGCCCAGACTGTAGACCCAAACCACACCCTCTGCACCTcaatctagactaaaccaggactgaaccacgaccaGAGTTTATAAAAGGGTCCCTCTCTGATCTTTTGTGCATTTGCCTGATCTGCACCAGGGCCTCCATCATGGCTGAGTGAGTATTGCTGTGGGAACACCTTACATGATTCCTGTTGTTTATATTAGTGTACAGTCTAGACTTAAGTAAAAATGAGCACTTCTTACAAACTATTTTTTAGAATTTCTTTGTgtaatcatttcatatttcttCATAGTACACATTTCACTATATTATTCAAACATATTATAATTATGTATCTGCCTTTATAAATGTCATTCTTGCAATATTTGGATTTGTGCAAAGGGTACTTATAGAAATGATGATTTTGTTGGCAGCAAGTTCTATGTCTTTCTGCTTTTTCACTGCTGCAGTCTATTTACATTCAGAatagtcatttaaaaaaaaacatttttattctcttaaaaTTAGACAAATTAACCGAACAACTAGTAAATGTTTATTGTTTCTTCAGCAAAAAGATGCCAGTGTCTCGCAAGAACTACCTCAAGGTAATAGATTACTTTGCATAATTCCAAAAAccttatattgttttatattgtgttagTGTACTGTATACTGCATTATTCAAAGTATATTTTCCTTGTATTTTGGCCTTAATACACTGACAGTTGTGGAACAAAATGTATGATAGGTttctcaaaagtatcaaaaatccatccatccattttcttccacttatccggggccgggttgtgggggcagcagtctaagcagggactgccagacgtccctcaccccaaacacatcctccagctcctctggtgggactccaaggcgttcccaggccagccgagagacatagtccctgtgggacatgcctggaacacctcctcagtccaggaggcatcctgaacaaaTGCCCAAGCCACTTCAGGCTCttctcgacatgtaggagcagcggctctactctaaGCTCCCCCTATGTgattgagctcctcaccctatctcctAGGGTGACCTACGGTCATGAGCTTTGCTTTTCGGCTCAGTTCCTTCTTTAACACaccagaccgatacagcgaccgcatcagtgcagacactgcaccgatccacctgtcaatctcatgctccatccttctctcactcatgaacaagatccgagatacttgaacttctccacttgaggcaagaaCCCTctacccacccagagagggcaagccacctttttctggttgagaaaaaaaaaatctgataaaaaatcagatactacttGATACCAAAACTAGAATGGAggctagacactcatttgaccAGCtactaaacaaacacacatgtggTATAAGAActcatagactagtatatgcccatggaccactatggcacCTACccggaccactgagggattacacagatataaggccacatgggatgTGGCCTTACATCTGTGAAAACcacattatattatttaaataaagagtgtttttattaacaTCGTGGTATGAGAATcaatattgagtatcgagtctattccttagtattgaaattgagttgtttttttttagtattgttacTAATTTATGGACACAAAGTGCAATAACCCTGTATTCTTATATTTATACCATATTTCCTTAGAGTTTGCTGCTGCAGGTTGCTGAGTCGATGATGGAGGAGGAGTCCAAGAGAAAAGCAGAAGAAAAGCAAAGTTACATGGATGAAAACTGCCCATCGCTGTCACTACCACACAGTGTACAAGACCTGCAGGTACTGgcactaaaaccaggactaaaccaagactaaaccaggtcttaaccaggaataaaccgagaatcaatcaggactaaatcaggggctgaaccaggactggacctaGACccaaccgggacaaaaccaggactaaatcaggactaaaccaggactgaaccaggactgaaccaggactgaaacatggcgaaaccagggctaaaccaggactaaaccaggatttatccagggctaaaccaggattgaaccaggaaccaaaccaggaactaagctaggactaaaccaggactaaaccaggactaaaccaggactaaactagcactaaaccaggtctaatcatcttttcttttcagGAGCTGTGTAGAAAGTTGCATAAAATGATCGATCTTGTGGACGATGAACGCTATGATATGGAGGTCAAAGTCACAAAGTCAGACAAAGAGGTAAAAGAATTTATGTAAAATTGTGTgtaatttttaagtttttattctgttgaTAATTTCTCAGAGTAAGATAATCATTACAAAACAGGCACACTTTTTCtgggtccaccacctgtttgcCGACACTTTAATCCACGAAAATTGTATGTACTAgagtaaaaaactaaattaaaattttGTTCATCGGATTAATCGATTTCCAAAGTAATTTTTAATTGCAGCCCTAAACGAAATGATCAGGTTTTACCTTTTGGAGGTGTGGTAGAattcagttaccatggtgacgcggaattcagttaccatggtgacgcagaattcagttaccatggtgatgcagaattcagttaccatggtgacgcaatgcacacattagcaaacacagccaaaaaagatttaagatactctgaaaactcaagaaaaatacacaCTTTTAGGAGCCTTTGATCAATTTGAGCGTtaatggtcctgtttaggtgtttgaggTGAGCGTGAgagctgttggctaatgctagctggcttgtgactgtaatgttatttgagagggacttgtttaacagcacaaatcagctctccTGTTTTAGCTCAAACTAAGTatgctctttctggtcagattggcttaaaaaaaaaaccaaaaaaaacaactcagattaaagtataacttgagtaacagagcttccgACAGTGCAgtgtctacagttagcatcaagGAATATTGATgccatcagctgcaaagtatcttGCTCCtctctgggagtatgacatcaacaTATTATCAAATCTAAAAACCACCATTACATACAGTAACTGATACAAAAATATCACTTGGAAAAGTAACCTCTGCTGTCAATGTTACTCAGAAGCACTATTACTATTCTAAAAttaggttgttgttgtttttttgttttttttgtttttgtttttttttttgtttttacctcaCACAGGCCCCACACAGACTTATCTTACTGCCCATGTTTCAGGTTGGAGACCTGAAGATCAAGCTGCAGGATCTGAAGGGGAAGTTCAAGAAGCCGGTGCTGAAGAGGGTCCGTATGTCTGCGGACGCCATGTTGGCAGCTCTGCTCGGATCCAAGCATAAAGTCTCCATGGACCTGAGAGCCAACCTGAAGCAGGTCAAGAAGGAGGccaaggaggaggtgagagcagggactaaaccggactaaaccaggactgaaccagcacataaccaggactgaaccaggactaaaccattactgaaccaggactaatcttggactgaaccaggtcaaaactgGGTCAGAACTGGggcaaacccaggactaaaacggaattaaaacagaacaaaaccaggactaaaccaggactgaaccaggatggaGTCAGGTCTTACCTGTGGATATTGTTAGTCAACATGTGGGTCCAACCTTGCTGTTATAGAAACATGCTTTTGTTGAATCCCTGAGCAAGACATTTCGCTGACTTTTATAttctgtagtagtaatagtagtagcaatagtagtagtagtagtcgtcacagtagtagtagcagtactttgaaataaatagtttttgttgtaTGGGAAAATGTGTTTCTCAGGAGAAGCATTCTGGAGACTGGAGGAAGAACATCGAGGACAAGGCCGGGATGGACGGCAGGAAGAAGATGTTCGAGACAGAGGCCtgacatttcatttttgtttgtttttcatttaaagccAGATTACGCATGATTTACATAAACTGCTTTTGTGTTTGAAATATGGCATATTTTTTTGACCTTATTGATTATCCACACTGTTCATCTCtgtaaaaacaatacacaaccttaaaattgtgtttttcctcattgtgtataattcaaataaacaGAGTTTTattaaagcaagactaaacacataaactctgctccaaagtacatttcaaatagagctgctaaactgggcaatacctggaggattaaaggggagagtgaggggggaggaggggagggtctggaggaaaagccaggtgtttgtaatcagggcagaggcatgtgatgtcaccaagtacaTAGAACATAAAGCTAATCCCCCTTGTATcgttgtaataaaaaaaagctATGATTGTCTATGATTCAATAATTGATAATTTTTGCAGATACTCCCTGTGCTAAGGGTGTATTGTTTGAGTATTAACTGATTCAAGATAAACCTAAAGATCTTGTGGAAATAATATACAaatctgtgttttctgtgttttgagaATTGACTCCTCTGCACATTCCCCGCGTTAGATGGCGTTAGATCCATGTTTAACTCGCGTCTCCACAGACTTCAGCAGAAGAAACCCTGTACTTCCGCGTTATCACGTGACTGCTGTGAGGAAGCGCCGCAgcatcacaacaacaaaaacctgatcatttatccCCAATTTAACCAAGTTATACCCATCCAGAGGTATCCCCGAAGATCCCGCGGACCGCAGCCTCTCCCCGGAGCCTCCCCCGCAGTCCCGGAGCCTTCAACCCGCC from Periophthalmus magnuspinnatus isolate fPerMag1 chromosome 3, fPerMag1.2.pri, whole genome shotgun sequence includes:
- the LOC117393804 gene encoding troponin I, fast skeletal muscle-like is translated as MADKKMPVSRKNYLKSLLLQVAESMMEEESKRKAEEKQSYMDENCPSLSLPHSVQDLQELCRKLHKMIDLVDDERYDMEVKVTKSDKEVGDLKIKLQDLKGKFKKPVLKRVRMSADAMLAALLGSKHKVSMDLRANLKQVKKEAKEEEKHSGDWRKNIEDKAGMDGRKKMFETEA